Part of the Labrenzia sp. PHM005 genome is shown below.
TTTAGACCAGGACCAAGTTGAGGCAGGCGTTCACGCACATACGTTGCATTGAAGGGCACATTTGTCAGCACGACTTCATCGCTCATCCGGCGCAGCACTTTGGCGGTAATTTCTTGCAGCCGGCTGTTTTCATCAACGAGCATCAAACGGCCGTCCTCGGTGATTGCCGCGGCTGGCACCACCGCGACACCGGTCAGTTCGGGCTCCTGAACCTCGACTTTGACAAAATCGCCCGGCCGCAAAACTGTCCCAGGGCCAATGTCGAGACTTGCAAACAGAGTTCGGCCTGCTTCGCCTTCTGCGACAACGGCAGCAGCGCGGTCGATATGCGCAGGAAGTGTCACGGACCGGGCGCCGAGTTCCAACGTGATGGTGACGGGCGCTTTGATCAAAGTACCGCTTTCATCAAGCAGGCGCGAGAACTCGCCGGTCGAAAGCGGAAAACGGACTTCAAGGGCTGCAGGGTCTATCAGAAGTGCGAGTGTTTCGGAGGGACTGACCCGCCGGCCAAGATTCGCATCGACGTCAGACAAATATCCCGCGAACGGCGCGGTGAGGGTGGTTTCTTCCAGAACTCGTAGAGCATCTTCCATGGCCAGCTGAGCGCGCTGGACACTGAGATCCATACGTTCGACTTTCTTGCGCGCTGTGATGACCGACTGAAGCCGGTTGCTCAGAGCCTGTTCTAAAGACGCAACCGCAAGCTCTTCGGTTTCCACCTGTACTGCGGTCGAATAGCCCTTATCCCTGAGCTGGAGTTGCCGCTCGAGCGCTTGTTTGCGCAAATTGAGTTGACGCCGGGCCGCTTCCAGTTCCTGTTCCGCTCCGACAATAGCTTCTTCTGCTTCCGTCTTCTGAGCTTCTGCATCGGCCAGTGCCGCTTCTGCATCAAGATACTGGAATTCGGCATTGGCCGGATCGATGCGTAGGAGCAGTTCACCTTCAGCGACCGCCGCGCCGTCCCGGAATTTGGTGGCAACTTCCACAAGACGGCCTTCCGAACTTGCTCGCAACTGCAAGGTTCGCCAGCTTTCGATTGTACCGTAAGCGGTCGTTATCGGGGTCACAGTTTGAGGGATTAACTTGGCAACATTGACAGCGTAACTGCGTTCACGGGCTGGGCGGGACCGGGCAGGTTCTTCCGTTGTCACGGATTCATATAAACGGTAGGCACCAAAGCCTCCGAATCCGACCATAACTGCGATCAATGCCAAGCCGATCAGGCCGCGCACCAAAAATCGCATTCACCTCTCCCACCATCGCTTGGACTTGCTGGCCTGTCAGGAGACCTCGGTCAACATGTAATGCTTTGTGCCTGTTTTACCATGTCTTTAAGGCGAGAACCTGAAAAGCTTGTAACCAGGTGTAACAAAAAACCCGGCACCAATGATGCCGGGTTCTGTTGCCGTAAGGGCAGGGTTTCTTAGAATTTATACGCGATACCTGCGCGAACCTGGTGGTTGTTGAAGTCGGAGTTGACCCCCGTTCCACCGAGGTTGAAGTTCTGGTCACCGAAATCCTGGTAGGTGTAATCGAAGCGGGCAACAATATTGTTGGTAACCGCAGCTTCGGCGCCAGCCCCCAGGGTCCAGCCGAGCGCTGTTTTGCTGTCTTTAAAACCATTCGCGGAGGCTTCGAGATCGGCAAGGGCCAGACCACCGGCACCGTAGATCAGGTAACGGTCAAAGGCATATCCGAGACGGCCGCGGAAATTTGCGTTCCAGTCAGAGCTGGATTTCAGCGAAAGGCCGCCAACCGTGCCGCTTTTCTCAAGATCTGTCAGGTTGAAGTCCGTTTCCAGACCAACGACGATGTTCGGCGTGACCTGGAAATTGTATCCGGCATAAACACCACCACCGACACCATTGGTGCTGAAGTCGTTGCTCAGACCGCCGGTGGTATTGTCGAAGTTGCCGAACGCCCAACCAAGCTGACCACCGACATAAAGACCGGTCCAGTCAATCGAATGTTGTCCTGCCGGTGCCGCGTCATAGGCGGGCGCCGGGGCCGGAGCCTGCGGCAGGTCGGCTGCCAAGGCGGGCAATGTGCCTGCCGCGCTGGCTGTGAGGGCAAGACCTGCAAGTGCAAGACGGTTCATTGAAATTACTCCAAATCCACACTAATTCGTTCGTTCCAGACGGGCTTGATGCCGCGTCCACACTTCCCCCGCTCATTGATATGGGGACCGTTTGTGGCGGATCAGGTCAGACAATGTGGAGTTTTGGTGACAAATGGCGGCAAATTTCTGTCAGGGTGAATGGGAAATTAAGTATTCAGCAATATGCGAAATTAGGGATTGAAGATCCTTGTTCGCAGCTTCCCCCGCACCAATCTATTGCGTATAACGCGCCCAACCGAAAACGCGCCGTTTGAATTGCCGCGCTTTTTTGACAACTCAGACCCGAACCGGAACTCAGAATGCTGTTTGACTACATAAGCCTGGCAGGCGGATTGGTTGTGCTGATTATCGCCGGCGATGTGTTGGTCAGGGGGGCTGTTGGGATCGCCCAGCGGCTTGGCATTCCAAATCTGGTGATTGGCTTGACGATTGTGGCGTTCGGCACGTCGGCGCCTGAACTGGTGATTTCGCTAAAAGCTGCCTTAAAAGATGCTGGTGGCATCGCCATCGGTAACGTTGTCGGGTCCAACATTGCCAATGTGCTTCTTGTTCTCGGCATGCCGGCATTGATCGCCGCCACACCTTGCGGTGAACAGGGCGCAACGCGAACTGCCGTTTTCATGGTGGCGGTCACGCTGGTGTTCATCGCCCTTTGTTTCTATTCGCCCATTGGCCTCTGGGCTGGACTTCTGCTTCTGGCTCTTCTTGCTGTTTTCCTTGCCGGGTCGACGATTGCGGCCCGGCGTCATCGCAGGGATCTGAAGGCAGCAGCCAATGCAGCTGGAGCTGATGTTGCCACCGATAGTTTCGACGAAGACGAGTTGGAGGATGTCGATGACGTTCCCGATTCTGTCTGGATCGCTATCATCTATATTGTCCTCGGGCTTGTCGGATTGCCTCTTGGAGCGCATTTCACCATCACAGGTGCTACCACGATCGCAACCGCCTGGGGCGTGAGCGAAGCGGTGATCGGCTTGACGGTGATTGCGCTTGGCACGTCCTTGCCGGAGCTTGCAACGACGGTGATGGCCGCCATCCGCCAGCATGGCGGCGTTGCGATTGGCAATGTGATCGGCTCGAACATCTTCAATCTGCTGGCGATTATCGGTATCACGGCCGTGGTTGTTCCGATTGATGTGCCGCAAGAGGTGTTGAAACTCGATGTCTGGGTGATGCTGGCATGTGCCGTTCTTTTGACCGCGCTGGCCGGATTCAAGATCTGCCTTGGCAAAATCTCTGGCTTTGTGATGACAGCTGCCTATGCGCTTTACATCGCCAGTGTTTACATGCTGGGCTATGCTGGCTGAGGGGCATGAACCTAGCTTCTTATCATTTCTGCGATTAGCGGATCCGGCTTGAAAGGCAGGCATGGACGACGTGTCCGAAACCGATAATCTCAAGGACGACGCATCCAGTAATGACGAAAGCCCGGCGCTGAAAGGTGTCGAAGTCATTGCCCGAGAGGTCAAACGCCTGCCAAATGGGCCGGGTGTTTACCGGATGCTCGATGAAAATGGCGACGTTCTTTATGTCGGAAAGGCCCGCAGTCTCAAGAAACGGGTGACCAGCTACACACGGCTGCAGGGACAATCCAACCGGATTATGCGGATGATCCTGGCAACGACCGCTATGGAGTTCGTGGTCACAAAGACCGAGCCCGAAGCCCTGCTTCTGGAAGCAAATCTGATCAAGCGGCTGCGGCCGCGCTTCAATGTTCTGCTGCGGGACGACAAATCGTTCCCCTACATTCTGGTGACAGGCGATCATGAAGCGCCTGCGATCATCAAGCACCGTGGTGCCAGAAAGCGGAAGGGCGAGTATTTTGGACCCTTTGCCTCAGCTGGCGCGGTTGATCGCACCATCAACGCTCTGCAAAAGGCCTTTTTGATCCGGACCTGTTCCGACAGTTATTACGAGAACCGGTCCAGGCCATGCCTGCAGTACCAGATCAAGCGTTGCGCCGGACCTTGTACCGGTGAAATAGCGGCTGAGGACTATGCGGGCCTTGTGTCGGAAGCCAAGGCGTTTCTGTCCGGCCGCAGCCAGTTGATCAAGGAACAGTTGGCGGAGCAGATGGAAACAGCGTCCGCCGACTTGGAATTTGAGCGGGCTGCGATCTACCGCGACCGCTTGGCCGCGCTTTCCCATGTGCAGGCTCACCAGGGGATCAATCCGCAGACCGTGGAAGAGGCCGATGTCTTTGCCATTCACCAGGAAGGCGGACAATCCTGCGTACAGGTGTTTTTCTTCCGGACAGGACAGAACTGGGGCAACCGGGCCTATTTTCCCAAAGCCGACAAATCCTGGGACGAGGCGGATATTCTGGAAAGCTTCCTGGCGCAGTTTTATGACGACAAACCAGCCCCCAAACAGATCCTCCTGTCCAATCCGCTGAGTGAACAGGACCTCCTGGCCGAAGCGCTCACCGAGCGCATGGGCCGCAAGGTCGACGTCTCTGTTCCCAAGCGTGGGGAGAAGAAAGAGCTCGTCGCGCATGCGCTGACCAATGCGCGGGAGGCGCTGGGCCGGCGCTTGGCCGAAACCTCGAGCCAGGCACGGTTGCTCAAAGGCGTTGCGGAAGCTTTCGATCTGGACAACCAACCTCGGCGCATCGAGGTCTACGACAACTCGCACATCATGGGCACAAATGCCGTTGGCGGCATGATTGTCGCGGGCGCTGAAGGCTTTGCCAAAGCTCAGTACCGGAAGTTCAACATCAAATCGGAAGATCTGGTGCCGGGCGACGACTACGGAATGATGCGAGAAGTTCTCTCCCGACGCTTCTCCAGGCTCTTAAAAGAACATGCACGGCCCGAAAGCATGGCGGATGATGTGGTGGGCGCTGAAGCTGGTGCGGACACTGATGAGGCTGATATGCCCGTCGAAACTGACATCCCCGCCTGGCCGGATCTGGTGCTGATCGATGGCGGTCAGGGGCAGCTGACGGCCGCCCGGGAAACGCTAGAAGAGCTTGGCATTACGGACGTACCTCTAGTGGGTATCGCCAAAGGGCCCGACCGGGATGCGGGCCGTGAGAAATTCTTCATTCCAGGCCGGCAATCCTTCATGCTGCCCGAACGCGATCCAGTGCTCTATTTTGTCCAGCGTCTCCGCGATGAAGCGCACCGATTTGCCATTGGTTCGCATCGGGCGCGCCGGAAGAAAGACATAGCCAAGAACCCGTTGGATGAGATTGCCGGTATCGGCCCAACCCGCAAGAAGGCACTGCTGTCACACTTCGGCACGGCCAAAGCCGTGTCAAAAGCGGGGGTGGAAGATCTTGCGGCCGTTCCGGGCATTTCCGAAGCCATCGCCCGCCTGGTTTATGATCATTTCCACGAGTGAGTTTGTTTTTCTGCGCAGACGCAATAAAAGAGCGGGTGCTGCGGCTTAGAGCACTTTTGAACAATACGGGGTCACTTGATGGATTCAAATCTGCTCTAGTTGCCTTTGAACGTCTAAGGAAAACTTTTGCCAAGATCCCCCAATGACATTTCCCGGATGTTCCGCAAGTTGTTAGGGCTTGCGGCATGGTGTGCAGCGCTTGGGGCTATCTGTGCCAGCGCGCTTGGCCTGTCATCATTTCTGGCACCTGATTATTGGCTCTCCGACAACATGAGCTTCTTCCTTTGGCAATTCCTCTATGCAGGGTTTGGTGGGGTGTTGCTCGGAGCGATTGGCCTCTTATTGGCTCATCGGTTTCAGGCGCTCTATCGCCTGACCGTTGCCGTTGCCGCGATCGCAATAGTGTCGCTTGCGGTTCTGACCGGCTTTCGAACCGTTGAAAACACAATTGATTTTGTGCAGCCATCGGACGAAGTCCATACGCTCAAAATCGCTTCGATCAATCTGGAGGCGCTGTTCCTCGGTGATCCGATCCTTGAAGCCTACCTGGAAGAGGTCGATGCCGATGTGATTGTCTTTCAAGAGACGATCTGGAACTTGCAGAAGTGGCAGTGGCAGCGGCGTGGCCTGCCCATCGGCGGTACGGATAATGGGATTTATCCGGCCAACTATCATGTCGGCCAGCTGGGCGGACTGGTGGTATTCTCCAGATTTCCGATCGAGGACACGGCGTCAATCGTGATTCCCGGTGTCTCGATGCCAGGTGCCAATGTTTATCACGATGCCGACCGGGAAATTTTATCGCTATCTTTGCTTGTCGGGGGACAGAAGGTCAACCTTGTCGCCGTTCATCCGGATAGCCCCCGGACCCAGCCACGCTGGCAAAACAAACGCTCCTATCTGGACATAATGGACGAAGCAATCGCGCAATTGCGCCAGGAAAACCCCGCACCGATTGTTGCGATTGGGGATTGGAACAGCGCTCCTTGGTCGGCCCGTTTCCAAGGGTCATTGACCCAAAACGATCTCAAAACCGCTTATCCGAATGGCATCCCGCAGCCAACGCGGTATTTCTATGACTACCGGCTGCGCTGGATTATCGGTGCTCCCGTTGACCAGGTCGCGGTTTCAGACGATGTCGGCATCGAAGATGTGGCACTTGGCCCACATATCGGGTCGGACCACAGGCCATTGATTGTTACGTTGCAGCTTGCTGAGGTGGCAAAAAACTGAGGCGCGGATGACACGTCTGCATTCCTCTGTGGGCTGGGTCAGAAAACAATTGAGCTTGCGCTCAGGATTGGAAAAACTGCAGCGGACTTTTGACCGATTCCTGCGGAAAGCCTAATGGCCAAACTCTACTTCAATTACTCCTCGATGAACGCGGGCAAATCGACAGTCCTGCTGCAAGCCTCCTATAATTACGAGGAGCGTGGAATGAACACGCTGCTCCTGATTGCGGCATTTGATGACCGCGCAGGCAAGGGAAGGATTGCTTCGCGCATCGGATTGGCAGCGGATGCGGATGTGTTTTCCGCAGCCGATGACCTTTTTGATCATGTGGTGGCTGATAGAAAAAACCGGGAAATTCACGCGGTTTTGGTCGATGAAGCGCAGTTTCTGACGGAGGAACAGGTGTGGCAACTGGCGCGGGTTGCCGATGAATTGCGTATTCCGGTGATGTGTTTTGGGCTGCGCACAGACTTTCAGGGAAAACTGTTCCCGGGCAGTTCGGCGCTGCTTGCGATTTCCGATAACCTGAAGGAGATCAAGGCGGTTTGCTGGTGTGGACGAAAAGCAACGATGGTGGCCCGGCTGGATGTTGATGGCAATATTGTTGATGAGGGTGATCAGGTCGTGATTGGCGGCAATGAGACCTACATTTCTTTGTGTCGGCGCCATTGGTCCGAGAAAAATCTTGGCGGTCAGGATTAGCGGATAACAGCCGCGTGCAAACGGACGGCTTGAAGCGCTGGCTGGACCGGCCTAAAAGAACGGCAGGAACTTCTTGAGAAGGATGGCCACATGTTCGGCAAAGTGTTGAAGTCATTGTTTGGGACGTCTGAAGGCGGTCAAAAGACCGGTAGCAGTGTCTCAGTTGACTATGACAGCTACACAATCATCGCGGAACCGCAGCAATCCGGCGGTCAGTGGCAAGTTCGCGGCCGGATCGAGAAACAGGTCGGAGAAGACCTGAAAAGCCATGTCTTCATCCGGGCAGATACTCTGCCGGGCGAGAGCGAAGCGGCCAACGAGATGATCCGCAAAGCCAAATTGATGATCGATCAACAGGGCGATACCATATTCAAGTGAAGGGCAAGGCCGGACAGATTGAAAGGCTCCGAATTTTTGGACCAGCCTGCCGGTAGCATTTAGAGCCTGAATGTCCGGCCAAAGAACCCATCACCTTCCCCGAATAGCCTGAAACAGACCGGTGTTAGAAAGCCAAATGAAAAACAGCGTCGCCTTCAGCCTGCCAAATCTTTTGACATATGGGCGGATCTTGGCAGTCCCTGCCGTGGCTGTTTGCTTTTATTTTGAAGGCACAACACCGAGGTGGATCGCGCTTGGCCTGTTCATTCTTGCTGCCATCACTGATTTCTTCGACGGATATCTCGCACGGGCCTGGCAACAGCAATCTGCACTTGGCCGGATGCTCGACCCGATTGCCGACAAGCTTCTGGTTTCCGTCGTCCTGTTGATGCTGGCGGCAGATGGCACCATTGGCGGATGGTCTCTGGTGGCCGCAATCATTATCTTGTGCCGCGAAATCCTGGTGTCTGGTTTGCGGGAATTCCTGGCCGAACTGCAGGTTAGTGTTCCGGTGACCCAACTGGCCAAATGGAAAACAACACTTCAGATGATAGCCATCGGTTTTCTGCTGGCCGGACCTGCGGGTGATACGATCTTTCCGTATACGTCTTTAACGGGTCTGATCGCGCTTTGGGTGGCAGCCACTCTGACCCTATATACGGGCTATGATTATTTCCGGGCCGGTATTGGGCATTTGATTACGGAACAAGCCCCGTAATCAGGCCATTCAAAACCGGACAACGGTCGAGGTGTTTATGAATATTCGGTATTTTGCTTGGGTACGTGAGCGTGTCGGCCTTGAGGAAGAAGCGATTGACGTTCCGGCTGAAGTTGTGACTGTAGCGGATCTGATCGGCCATCTGAAATCTTTGGATGACCGGCATGCGTTTGCCTTTGAAGATGGGGATGCCATCCGCGTTGCCCTTGATCAGATGCATGTGGAAGCGGACGCCGAGATTGGGAACGCCAAGGAAGCGGCCTTTTTCCCGCCTATGACGGGGGGATAGGCGATGTCCGTTGAGGCAACCGTCCGGGTTCAAACCGGGGATTTTGAGGCTCAGGTAGAAGCGGACCGGCTAGCAAAGGAGCGCAAAGATGTTGGCGCTCTCGTCAGCTTTACCGGACTTTGCCGGGATGAAGCCGGCACATTGGCCGCTTTGGAGCTTGAGCATTATCCAGGGATGGCAGAGGCGGAACTCGGCCGCATTGCCGATGAGGCCTTGAAACGGTGGCCTCTGACGGGGCTTACCGTAGTTCACCGGTATGGAAAAATCCGGCCAGGTGAGCAAATTGTACTCGTCGTTGCCGCGTCTGCTCACCGGCGGGCCGCTTTTGAAGCTGCAGACTTCTTGATGGATTTCTTGAAGACCCGGGCACCGTTCTGGAAAAAAGAACACTTCTTGTCCGGGCAATCGGAAAGCTGGGTTGCTGCAAAGGCAGACGACGATGCCGACGCAGGCAGGTGGATAGAATCCTAACGGCCTTTCAGCCTATATGGTAGATCGGTGCAACACTTCACCTCTTCCGGCTCTCTTTCCGGGAGATCTCATCGCGCTTGAACGGACCAACTTGTGAAACACAGCGATACTGCGACTGAATACTCCCCTGCCGCCTCCGGCACTGCACCGGCAGCCGGAAGGGGCAAAGCCGAGGTTCTGCGCGACCCAGGAATCCCGTTTGCCGAATTTGTGACCATCATTGCGCTATTGATGGCGCTGAATGCCCTGGCTATCGATGTTATGCTCCCGGCGCTGCCTGCCATAGGCGAGGCGCTCAAAATTCAGGAAGAAAACAACCGGCAAATGGTCTTGCTGCTTTATCTCGTCGGCTTTGGCGGTGGGCAGCTGTTCTTCGGCCCGATTGCAGACACCTTGGGCCGGCGCAAGGTTTTGATCGGCGGACTTGCCCTTTACAGCCTTGCCAGTGTCGCGGCGATCTTAACCAATGACCTGACCCAGTTTCTCGCTGCCCGGGTTCTGCAAGGGGTGGGCTGCGCTGCCGCGCGAGTGACAGCCCTTTCCATTGTCCGCGATTGTTTTACCGGCCGGCGGATGGCGAAGGTGATGTCTCTTGTGATGATGGTGTTTATGGCTGTGCCGATTGTGGCGCCGTCCATCGGACAGGCGATCTTGTTTGTTGCCGGCTGGCACTGGATCTTCACGATGCTGCTTGCGGCTGGTGTCGGCATGCTGGCCTGGACCGGTCTGCGTCTGCCTGAAACGCTAGCGCCGGAACACCGCCAGCCGATGGTGGTGTCAAACATCGCCGGGGCCTATTGGAAAGCGCTGACGACCCAGGTCACGTTCGGCTACACCATCGGCCTCGCGTTCATTTTCGGCGGCTTGTTTGCCTTCTTGGCCATGTCTCAGCAGATATTCGTCGACGTGTTTGGGCTCGGCGCCTATTTCCCGCTGGTGTTTGCCGCAATTGCCATTGCCATGGCCGGTTCGTCCTTCATGAATGCGCGACTGGTCGAGGCGATCGGTATGCGGCGCCTGTCGCATGCGGCTGCGTTGGCATTTACCGCTCTGGGATTTTCGATCGCCGCGGTTGCTGCGGCCGGATTTGAGAACCTTTGGCTCTTCCTGATTTTGACCACCCTAGTCATGACGACATTTGGTTTTCTTGGGGCAAACTTCAACACCATGGCCATGGAGCCTCTTGGTGACATTGCCGGCACTGCTTCGTCGGTCATTGGCTTTGTCAGTACGCTCGGGGGCGCGATCCTTGGATATCTGATGGGGCAGATGTTCGACGGATCGACCTTGCCCCTTGGTCTGGCGTTTGGCTTTTATGGGGTTGCTGCAATCGCCTGCATCCTGTTTGCCGAAAGAGGCAGCATGTTCCACGCACTGGAGCGCGCCGAATAACGGATCCGACCGCAAATTCGTCCAGATACTATCTCAGGCTAGCGGCGAGCTGACCATTCGTCCTATGACAAGCGCGCACGGTGCGTAGCGTTTTGTCATGGCGAGTGAGAAGACAAGAACTTTTGCCAAAATGTTGTTGTGAACTTCGCTGACCGGCGGCCCTTTGCTAATCTCCGACTATTCAATGCCGTTTTTGTTTCCGTATTTAACATCATGAGAATTCAAAATACCGGGCAGTAATCGAAGAGGTTGCCACGCTCGTGAAGTTGAATATTGAAATGATGGAAGAAAATTACTCAAATATGCCAGTGCTATATTTGCAGGTTGGGTAATTTCAGAGGTTGTGTCAGCTTCTGTATGTATTCCTGATTGTTTGTTGCTCTGTGTGTGGACGGGTTTTTACTTCAAGACATATTCTTCCTTAGGTGTTTGTTTTATATTCTCAGCCTCAATGAGAGGGGTTTACCTGAGGCGAGCTCAGTATGCGAAATTTCAAGAATGCTAAAAAGTTAGCAGGATATGTCGCTTCGTTATTAAGTTCATTTGTTCCGGCATTAGCGACGGCAGATGAGATTTTGGTTGGTGTGGAGGACTTGAGCTACTATCCGCACTATACATTTGATGATGGGGAATACCGCGGTTTTGGACGAGCGCTGTTGGATGCCTGGGCAGAAGACCGCGGGCACCAATTGTTTTTCAAACCCTTTCCAATCAAGCGCCTGATGCTCTCGCTCGTCAACGGTGAGATCGACCTGAAATATCCAGACAACCGGTATTGGGGGCAGGATGTAAAGGCCGCCAAGGATGTTTTCTATTCCGAGAAAGTCGTTGAATACATTGATGGCTTGTCCGTCAAACCGGACCTCATCGGTAAAGGCCCGGTGGCGGTCAAGAAACTTGGCACCTTGCGCGGCTTCACCCCTTGGGCCTGGCTCGATGACATAGACGCCGGCGATGTAGAACTGTCCGAAGTGAATACTTTAAGCAGTTTGATCAGTCAGACACTTCTTGGCCGGATAGATGCCGCCTACGCGAATGTATCGGTTGTTCAGTATCAGCTCTCACAGGTCGGGCAGTCAAATATGCTGCAGTTTGACCCGGGCCTGAAACATACGCGCGATTTTTA
Proteins encoded:
- a CDS encoding transporter substrate-binding domain-containing protein; this translates as MSYYPHYTFDDGEYRGFGRALLDAWAEDRGHQLFFKPFPIKRLMLSLVNGEIDLKYPDNRYWGQDVKAAKDVFYSEKVVEYIDGLSVKPDLIGKGPVAVKKLGTLRGFTPWAWLDDIDAGDVELSEVNTLSSLISQTLLGRIDAAYANVSVVQYQLSQVGQSNMLQFDPGLKHTRDFYHLSSVGKPELIKDFDVWLLENQERVQKLKQQFGVLFPTSIHSHEPDIR